From the Rhodococcus sp. NBC_00297 genome, one window contains:
- the nusA gene encoding transcription termination factor NusA, whose protein sequence is MNIDMTALRAIEAEKGITIDAVIETLQSALLTAYKHTAGHRSDAYIDVNRKSGEVRVMARETDENGNFVSEWDDTPEGFGRIAATTARQVILQRLRDAENEKSFGEYSTHEGEIVGGVIQADARLNARGTVVVRIGSDSEGVDATIPPAEQVPGETYEHGDRIKCYVVGVTRGNRGPQVTLSRTHPNLVRKVFALEVPEIADESVEIVSVAREAGHRSKIAVRTSVSGLNAKGACIGPMGQRVRNVMSELAGEKIDIIDYDDDPAVFVGNALSPSKVVSVTVVDAAARAARVVVPDYQLSLAIGKEGQNARLAARLTGWRIDIRSDAAPTEDDH, encoded by the coding sequence GTGAACATCGACATGACTGCCCTCCGCGCGATCGAGGCGGAGAAGGGCATCACCATCGACGCGGTGATCGAGACGCTGCAGAGTGCGCTGCTCACCGCGTACAAGCACACGGCCGGTCACCGGTCCGACGCCTACATCGACGTGAATCGCAAGAGTGGCGAGGTCCGCGTCATGGCACGCGAGACCGACGAGAACGGGAACTTCGTCTCCGAGTGGGACGACACCCCCGAAGGGTTCGGTCGCATCGCCGCGACCACCGCGCGTCAGGTCATCCTGCAGCGACTCCGAGACGCCGAGAACGAGAAGTCGTTCGGTGAGTACTCGACGCACGAGGGCGAGATCGTCGGCGGTGTCATCCAGGCCGACGCACGGCTGAACGCACGCGGCACGGTCGTGGTGCGGATCGGCAGCGACTCCGAGGGCGTGGACGCGACCATCCCGCCGGCGGAGCAGGTGCCCGGTGAGACGTACGAGCACGGCGACCGGATCAAGTGCTACGTCGTGGGCGTCACCCGCGGCAATCGCGGCCCGCAGGTCACCCTGTCCCGGACGCACCCCAACCTGGTCCGCAAGGTGTTCGCGCTCGAGGTGCCGGAGATCGCGGACGAGTCCGTGGAGATCGTGTCGGTGGCCCGCGAGGCGGGACACCGGTCGAAGATCGCCGTGCGGACGTCGGTGTCCGGCCTCAACGCCAAGGGCGCGTGCATCGGTCCGATGGGCCAGCGTGTCCGCAACGTCATGAGCGAGCTGGCCGGCGAGAAGATCGACATCATCGACTACGACGACGATCCCGCCGTGTTCGTCGGGAATGCGTTGTCACCGTCGAAGGTTGTCTCTGTCACGGTCGTCGACGCGGCTGCCCGCGCCGCTCGTGTGGTGGTGCCCGACTATCAGTTGTCGCTCGCGATCGGCAAGGAAGGTCAGAACGCGCGGCTCGCCGCGCGCCTGACCGGGTGGCGTATCGACATCCGGAGCGACGCCGCGCCGACCGAGGACGATCACTGA
- a CDS encoding ferritin-like domain-containing protein, translated as MSDLGPEQQALVDALNVEFAAVFAYGVIAAFSNPTRDPMVAQYAADHRARRDGTIDALTAASVTAPEPAAGYTVPFPVTDAVAAARLAAQVEDDAAVAWRSVVERAQSGHTRDIGIVALTDSARRASAWKAILGIFPSTVAFPGTPAT; from the coding sequence ATGAGTGATCTCGGCCCGGAGCAGCAGGCCCTCGTGGACGCGCTGAACGTGGAGTTCGCCGCCGTCTTCGCCTACGGCGTCATCGCGGCGTTCTCGAACCCCACCCGCGATCCGATGGTCGCGCAGTACGCCGCCGACCACCGAGCGCGGCGCGACGGCACCATCGACGCCCTGACCGCGGCCAGCGTCACCGCACCGGAGCCCGCGGCCGGGTACACGGTGCCGTTCCCGGTGACCGACGCGGTGGCAGCGGCACGGCTCGCGGCGCAGGTCGAGGACGACGCCGCAGTCGCATGGCGGTCGGTCGTCGAACGGGCCCAGTCCGGGCACACCCGCGACATCGGCATCGTCGCCCTCACGGACTCCGCTCGGCGCGCCTCGGCGTGGAAGGCGATCCTCGGCATCTTCCCGTCGACGGTGGCCTTTCCCGGCACTCCGGCGACCTGA
- a CDS encoding proline--tRNA ligase, with product MITRLSHLFLRTLRDDPADAEVPSHKLLVRAGYVRRIAPGVYSWLPLGLRVLRRVEQVVREEMNAIGGQEISLPALLPREPYEVTNRWTEYGDGLFRLKDRKGVDMLLGPTHEELFALTVKGEYSSYKDLPVTLYQIQTKYRDEERPRAGILRGREFVMKDSYSFDLDEAGLKTSYEAHREAYQRIFERLGVSYVIVAATSGAMGGSASEEFLAESVVGEDTYVRCVESGYAANVEAVTTPAPPSIPLEGLPQPTVHETGDTPTIATLVDWANGADLGRTVTAADTLKNVLLKTRIPGGEWELLAIGVPGDRDVDEKRLEASLAPAEFVMLGDADFAANPFLVKGYIGPKALQDNGVRYLVDPRVVDGTAWITGANEKGKHVVDLVAGRDFVADGTIEAAEVRDGDPSPDGRGALVSARGIEIGHIFQLGTKYTDAFAVDVLGENGKPTRLLQGSYGVGVSRLVAVIAEQMHDDKGLRWPASVAPADVHIVIANKDVGAREGAEALAVELDAHGLEVVLDDRPKVSPGVKFKDSELIGVPLVVVLGRGWADGTVELKDRFTGEARDVPAESAGREVLRAVGRPV from the coding sequence GTGATCACCCGTCTGTCCCACCTGTTCCTGCGCACGCTCCGCGACGATCCCGCCGATGCCGAGGTACCGAGCCACAAGCTCCTGGTGCGCGCCGGCTACGTCCGCCGCATCGCTCCCGGTGTGTACTCGTGGCTGCCGCTCGGGCTCCGGGTGCTGCGCCGCGTCGAGCAGGTGGTGCGCGAGGAGATGAACGCGATCGGTGGCCAGGAGATCTCGCTGCCGGCGCTGCTGCCGCGCGAACCGTACGAGGTGACCAACCGCTGGACCGAGTACGGCGACGGGCTGTTCCGGCTCAAGGATCGCAAGGGCGTCGACATGCTGCTCGGGCCGACGCACGAGGAGCTCTTCGCGCTGACGGTCAAGGGGGAGTACAGCTCCTACAAGGACCTGCCGGTCACGCTGTACCAGATCCAGACCAAGTACCGCGACGAGGAGCGTCCGCGGGCCGGCATTCTGCGCGGCCGTGAGTTCGTCATGAAGGACTCGTACTCGTTCGATCTGGACGAGGCGGGTCTGAAGACCTCCTACGAGGCCCACCGCGAGGCGTACCAGCGAATCTTCGAGCGCCTCGGTGTCAGCTATGTCATCGTCGCGGCAACGTCCGGTGCGATGGGCGGGAGCGCGTCCGAGGAATTCCTCGCGGAATCGGTCGTCGGCGAGGACACCTACGTGCGGTGTGTCGAGTCCGGGTACGCCGCGAACGTCGAGGCCGTCACGACGCCGGCTCCGCCGTCGATCCCCCTCGAGGGCCTGCCGCAACCGACGGTGCACGAAACCGGCGACACCCCGACCATCGCGACGCTCGTCGACTGGGCGAACGGTGCGGATCTCGGCCGCACGGTCACCGCGGCGGACACGCTCAAGAACGTGCTGCTCAAGACACGCATCCCAGGCGGTGAGTGGGAACTGCTCGCCATCGGCGTTCCCGGTGATCGTGACGTGGACGAGAAGCGCCTCGAGGCCTCCCTCGCCCCTGCCGAGTTCGTCATGCTGGGCGACGCGGACTTCGCCGCCAATCCCTTCCTCGTCAAGGGGTACATCGGACCGAAGGCCTTGCAGGACAACGGCGTGCGTTACCTCGTCGACCCTCGCGTCGTCGACGGTACGGCGTGGATCACCGGCGCGAACGAGAAGGGCAAGCACGTCGTCGACCTGGTCGCGGGCCGCGATTTCGTCGCGGACGGCACCATCGAGGCCGCCGAGGTGCGCGACGGTGATCCCTCTCCGGACGGCCGCGGCGCACTGGTGTCCGCTCGCGGCATCGAGATCGGCCACATCTTCCAGCTCGGTACCAAGTACACCGACGCCTTCGCGGTCGACGTCCTCGGCGAGAACGGCAAGCCCACCCGCCTGCTCCAGGGCTCGTACGGCGTCGGCGTGTCCCGCCTGGTGGCTGTCATCGCCGAGCAGATGCACGACGACAAGGGTCTGCGGTGGCCCGCGTCCGTCGCACCCGCCGACGTGCACATCGTCATCGCCAACAAGGACGTGGGCGCGCGCGAGGGTGCCGAGGCGCTCGCCGTCGAACTCGACGCACACGGACTCGAGGTCGTCCTGGACGACCGTCCCAAGGTGTCTCCCGGTGTGAAGTTCAAGGATTCCGAGCTCATCGGTGTGCCGCTCGTCGTCGTCCTCGGTCGCGGCTGGGCGGACGGCACCGTCGAGCTGAAGGATCGCTTCACCGGTGAGGCTCGCGACGTTCCGGCCGAGTCGGCGGGCCGGGAGGTCCTGCGCGCAGTCGGGCGACCCGTGTGA
- the yaaA gene encoding peroxide stress protein YaaA, whose product MLVLLPPSETKSAGGRGDPLDLDRLWLPQLTDVRSTLVNALVSLADDPAASRTALGLSPKQDDEIERNAALTVSATRPALERYTGVLFDALDAASFTRAQKARARQRLAIGSALFGAVRADDPVPAYRLSGGSALPGLPTLRALWKPVLPAAVTAAADGLVVDLRSGIYRDLGPIPGAVTATVLTEQPDGSRTVVSHFNKHHKGLLARALTVTRAEPTSARAVAAVAVRAGLRAEVASPTEVIVLTE is encoded by the coding sequence GTGCTCGTTCTTCTGCCACCGTCCGAAACCAAGTCCGCGGGCGGCCGCGGTGATCCGCTCGATCTCGACCGGCTGTGGCTTCCGCAGCTCACCGACGTCCGATCGACGCTGGTGAACGCTCTCGTGTCCCTCGCCGACGATCCCGCGGCCTCCCGCACGGCCCTGGGACTCTCGCCGAAGCAGGACGACGAGATCGAGCGCAATGCGGCCCTGACGGTCTCGGCGACGAGACCCGCTCTCGAGCGCTACACCGGAGTGTTGTTCGACGCGTTGGACGCGGCATCGTTCACCCGGGCGCAGAAGGCCAGGGCTCGGCAGCGCCTCGCGATCGGGTCCGCCCTCTTCGGTGCGGTGCGAGCGGACGATCCGGTTCCGGCGTACCGGCTCTCGGGCGGGTCCGCACTGCCCGGGCTCCCCACGCTCCGCGCCCTGTGGAAGCCGGTGCTGCCCGCGGCGGTGACCGCCGCGGCCGACGGTCTCGTCGTCGATCTGCGCTCGGGAATCTACCGCGACCTGGGCCCCATACCCGGCGCGGTCACCGCCACCGTGCTCACCGAGCAACCCGACGGATCCCGCACCGTCGTCAGCCATTTCAACAAGCATCACAAGGGACTGCTGGCACGGGCGCTGACCGTCACCCGCGCGGAACCCACGAGCGCACGGGCCGTCGCCGCGGTCGCCGTCCGTGCAGGACTCCGAGCCGAGGTCGCATCGCCGACCGAGGTGATCGTGCTGACCGAATGA
- a CDS encoding YlxR family protein — MAYRHPERRRADRGRSLSRRARAGDVPNRTESALDCDTARHALSDDTASAPAGPVRTCVGCRQRESPSALVRIVAGVSDTGTVGAVVDHRRRLPGRGAWLHPDATCLQQAERRRAFGRALRVTGPLDLSALAREFAP, encoded by the coding sequence GTGGCGTATCGACATCCGGAGCGACGCCGCGCCGACCGAGGACGATCACTGAGTCGGCGCGCGCGAGCGGGCGACGTTCCGAACCGGACCGAATCCGCGTTAGACTGTGACACGGCTCGACACGCGTTGTCCGACGACACCGCGTCCGCACCAGCTGGACCGGTGCGTACGTGCGTAGGATGCAGACAGCGCGAGTCGCCTTCCGCCTTGGTGCGGATCGTCGCCGGCGTCTCCGACACCGGCACGGTCGGTGCCGTGGTCGATCATCGCCGCAGACTGCCCGGCCGGGGTGCATGGTTGCATCCTGACGCGACTTGTCTGCAGCAGGCGGAGCGACGTCGAGCCTTCGGGCGTGCCTTGCGCGTGACCGGTCCGCTGGACCTGTCCGCGCTTGCCCGAGAGTTCGCACCGTGA
- a CDS encoding MFS transporter yields MTYPVTERAFGLAIIALSGMQLMAVLDGTVVNLALAPLQAELGLSDAGRNWVVSSYVLAFGGLMLLGGRMGDAFGRKRMFLVGVALFTVASAACGLAQNEAMLVLARVIQGAGAAVASPTAFALVATTFAPGPVRNQAIAIYAAMTGVGSFSGLIIGGALTEVSWRWIFLINVPIGLAILALGWRALTETAGERAPLDVPGAILATLGSTGVVFGIVEGPERGWTDVVTLTAIVVGLFLLLAFLTVERRARNPLLPFELFRDRDRVATFVAIFFSGGALFAMTVIVAVFVQDVLDYSPLRAGISFIPFGGGMALAAVASSWLAPRVAPRWIIATGAVLTVGYLIFASTITVESTYWKNLFLPIGGIGFGVGLAVIALPLCAIANVDQKNIGPLTAISLVAQNLGGPLGLAVVSAMAASKTLSLGGRTGSAVDMTRPEIVALGEGYTFALLGCAVLAAVAAVSALFIRYSAADVAQAKAAQDAVHR; encoded by the coding sequence ATGACCTATCCCGTGACCGAGCGGGCCTTCGGACTCGCGATCATCGCGCTCAGCGGCATGCAGTTGATGGCCGTGCTCGACGGCACCGTGGTGAACCTCGCGCTCGCTCCGCTGCAGGCCGAACTCGGCCTCAGCGATGCCGGTCGCAACTGGGTGGTCTCGTCGTACGTACTGGCCTTCGGCGGGCTCATGCTCCTCGGCGGGCGCATGGGCGACGCCTTCGGACGCAAGCGCATGTTCCTCGTCGGAGTCGCGCTGTTCACGGTGGCGTCCGCGGCCTGCGGACTCGCGCAGAACGAGGCGATGCTGGTGCTGGCCCGCGTGATCCAGGGCGCCGGCGCCGCGGTCGCGTCGCCCACGGCGTTCGCACTGGTGGCCACCACGTTCGCGCCGGGGCCCGTCCGCAATCAGGCCATCGCCATCTACGCGGCCATGACCGGTGTCGGCTCCTTCTCCGGTCTCATCATCGGCGGCGCGCTCACCGAGGTCTCGTGGCGGTGGATCTTCCTCATCAATGTGCCGATCGGTCTCGCGATCCTGGCCCTGGGATGGCGCGCGCTCACCGAGACGGCCGGCGAACGGGCACCCCTCGACGTGCCGGGGGCGATCCTCGCGACGCTCGGATCCACCGGTGTCGTGTTCGGCATCGTCGAGGGTCCGGAACGAGGCTGGACGGACGTCGTCACCCTCACCGCGATCGTCGTCGGTCTGTTCCTGCTGCTCGCGTTCCTCACCGTCGAGCGGCGCGCCAGGAACCCACTGCTGCCCTTCGAACTCTTCCGCGACCGGGACCGCGTCGCCACCTTCGTCGCCATCTTCTTCTCCGGCGGCGCCCTGTTCGCGATGACCGTGATCGTCGCGGTGTTCGTCCAGGACGTGTTGGACTACAGCCCGCTGCGCGCCGGCATCTCGTTCATCCCGTTCGGTGGCGGCATGGCGCTCGCCGCCGTCGCGTCGTCGTGGCTGGCGCCGCGGGTCGCACCACGCTGGATCATCGCGACCGGCGCGGTCCTCACCGTCGGGTACCTGATCTTCGCGTCGACCATCACGGTGGAGTCGACGTACTGGAAGAACCTGTTCCTCCCCATCGGCGGCATCGGTTTCGGCGTCGGACTGGCGGTCATCGCCCTCCCGCTCTGCGCGATCGCCAACGTCGACCAGAAGAACATCGGGCCACTCACCGCCATCTCGCTCGTCGCGCAGAACCTGGGTGGCCCACTCGGCCTCGCTGTGGTCAGCGCGATGGCGGCGTCGAAGACGCTCTCACTGGGCGGTCGGACGGGCTCGGCCGTCGACATGACCCGGCCGGAGATCGTCGCGTTGGGAGAGGGCTACACGTTCGCTCTTCTCGGCTGCGCCGTTCTCGCCGCGGTCGCCGCCGTCTCGGCGTTGTTCATCCGCTACAGCGCGGCCGACGTCGCCCAGGCCAAGGCAGCCCAGGACGCGGTTCACCGCTGA
- the rimP gene encoding ribosome maturation factor RimP: protein MPVPSRERVVALLSAHVAGPGFTDGDLDLEDVTVSKAGAHSVVKVIVDRDSGFELDALARLSHEISDILDAATEFGDTAYNLEVTTPGVDRPLTEPRHWRRARGRMVTVVLRDETIDARVGELRTSEGGTTELDLVLRSRTGPTLRTVPLDAVTSATVQVEFKKPNPAELEMAGGVTPGRFDPLNPPEEPVSGDEDDDTDDESR from the coding sequence ATGCCGGTTCCATCCAGGGAGAGGGTCGTCGCACTCCTCTCCGCACACGTGGCGGGCCCGGGGTTCACCGACGGCGATCTCGATCTCGAAGACGTCACCGTGTCGAAGGCCGGTGCTCACAGCGTCGTCAAGGTGATCGTCGACCGGGATTCCGGATTCGAGCTCGACGCGCTCGCTCGGCTGAGCCACGAGATCTCCGACATCCTGGACGCGGCAACCGAATTCGGGGACACCGCGTACAACCTCGAGGTGACCACGCCCGGTGTCGACCGACCCCTGACCGAGCCTCGCCACTGGCGTCGTGCTCGCGGCCGGATGGTCACCGTCGTGCTCCGGGACGAGACGATCGACGCCCGCGTCGGTGAGCTCCGGACCTCGGAGGGCGGTACGACCGAACTGGATCTCGTTCTCCGCTCGCGCACCGGTCCGACGCTGCGCACCGTGCCGCTCGACGCGGTCACGTCGGCCACCGTGCAGGTGGAGTTCAAGAAGCCCAATCCTGCGGAGCTCGAGATGGCGGGCGGCGTCACGCCCGGACGCTTCGATCCGCTGAACCCGCCGGAGGAGCCCGTCTCCGGTGACGAAGACGACGACACAGACGACGAAAGCCGATAA
- a CDS encoding alkaline phosphatase D family protein, whose product MTDIDQRLILGPFVRYVSTDRATFWVETSHSCTVTVTTSSGASVDERTWGLHGHHYALVAVEDLPQNSLVDYTVAIDGEQVWPTPDRRAVVHTMCDDEPVTVAFGSCRRGDTYSDEALTRIGADALVGLADRVASEEPDTWPDLLVFLGDQVYADDPSPEIVERLHARREAGERAAGARSEEVEDEICDFEEYTWLYQESWGDDRVRQLMATVPTCMILDDHDLRDDWNSSADWRAEVTQASWWEDRVIGAFSSYWVYQHLGNLSPRELEDDAMYAAVRSAASDSERETLLAEFALKADAEPSSARWSYHRDIGNTRLVMIDSRCSRDLSPERRAMVDDVEWAWVREHTLKSGKEHVLLGSSLPFLMLPGLHAVEQWNEAVAQGAWGKRFGRIGEKLRIALDLEHWAAFGKSFGDMVDLVDEVVVGPDAPKSVVWLSGDVHCSYVAKAETRVSTSTSLYQLTMSPFRNPLNLPIRAVNRLAIRRPVARMLARLARGAKAEPVHAEWSTEAGPWFDNGVMSLTTDSQALRLEVNHAAVVNGRQTLSTTARYDLTPSGVRQR is encoded by the coding sequence ATGACCGACATCGACCAGAGACTGATCCTGGGGCCGTTCGTCCGCTACGTCAGTACCGATCGCGCGACCTTCTGGGTGGAGACATCGCACTCCTGCACCGTCACGGTCACCACGTCCTCGGGCGCCTCGGTGGACGAGCGCACGTGGGGTCTCCACGGGCACCACTACGCCCTCGTCGCCGTCGAGGATCTGCCGCAGAACTCCCTCGTCGACTACACCGTCGCGATCGACGGCGAGCAGGTGTGGCCCACTCCCGACCGCCGGGCCGTCGTGCACACGATGTGCGACGACGAGCCCGTCACCGTCGCCTTCGGATCCTGCCGGCGGGGTGACACCTACAGCGACGAGGCGTTGACGCGCATCGGCGCCGACGCTCTGGTCGGGCTCGCCGACCGTGTCGCGAGCGAAGAGCCCGACACCTGGCCGGATCTTTTGGTCTTCCTCGGCGACCAGGTCTACGCGGACGATCCGTCGCCCGAGATCGTCGAGCGCCTGCACGCCCGGCGCGAGGCCGGCGAGCGTGCTGCCGGCGCCCGCTCGGAGGAGGTCGAGGACGAGATCTGCGACTTCGAGGAGTACACCTGGCTCTACCAGGAGTCGTGGGGCGACGACCGCGTCCGCCAACTGATGGCCACGGTCCCGACGTGCATGATCCTCGACGACCACGATCTGCGGGACGACTGGAACTCCTCCGCGGACTGGCGCGCGGAGGTGACACAGGCGTCCTGGTGGGAGGACCGCGTGATCGGCGCCTTCTCCTCGTACTGGGTCTACCAACACCTGGGCAACCTGTCCCCGCGCGAACTCGAGGACGACGCGATGTACGCGGCCGTGCGATCCGCCGCGAGCGACTCCGAGCGTGAGACGCTGCTCGCCGAGTTCGCCCTGAAGGCGGACGCGGAACCGTCCTCGGCGCGCTGGAGCTATCACCGCGACATCGGCAACACGCGTCTGGTGATGATCGACAGCCGGTGTTCGCGTGACCTGTCGCCCGAGCGCAGGGCCATGGTCGACGACGTCGAGTGGGCATGGGTGCGCGAGCACACGCTGAAATCGGGAAAGGAGCACGTGCTCCTGGGGTCCTCGCTGCCCTTCCTCATGCTTCCGGGGCTGCACGCGGTGGAGCAGTGGAACGAGGCGGTGGCGCAGGGCGCGTGGGGGAAGCGGTTCGGTCGGATCGGGGAGAAGCTGCGTATCGCGCTCGATCTCGAGCACTGGGCCGCGTTCGGAAAGTCGTTCGGCGACATGGTGGATCTGGTCGACGAGGTGGTCGTGGGACCGGACGCGCCGAAGTCGGTCGTGTGGTTGTCGGGTGACGTGCACTGCTCCTACGTCGCGAAGGCGGAGACCCGCGTGTCGACGTCGACGTCTCTGTACCAGCTGACGATGTCGCCGTTCCGCAATCCACTGAACCTGCCGATCCGGGCGGTCAACCGCCTGGCGATCCGTCGCCCGGTGGCGAGGATGCTCGCGCGCCTGGCGCGCGGAGCCAAGGCGGAACCCGTGCACGCGGAGTGGAGCACGGAGGCGGGTCCCTGGTTCGACAACGGGGTGATGTCGTTGACCACGGACTCGCAGGCGCTGCGTCTCGAAGTGAACCACGCCGCGGTGGTGAACGGGCGTCAGACGCTCAGCACCACGGCTCGCTACGACCTCACGCCGTCCGGGGTGCGGCAGCGCTGA
- a CDS encoding DUF2786 domain-containing protein, with protein MNPVPELLQRGADAAVGRTASQRVVDDVADQLVACTDADPLAQGSVTLLSTITALYEEGWQPLDLLHVVRRHCTAEVTGLAAAALLHEAELSDATSRAPESWVRQVEAIRALRPDVESPVDASPSLLAARLRLGGASDYIAVSDQWIAVLTLLGRWQSLPRLTRIGALPSQWPSARTARLLPPDTVVGSGMLGRIRGLLAKADSTEFEEEADAFTAKAQELMTKYSVDTLVLAEGRTDVVSRRVHVDNPHADARAQLLHVVATVNRTRVVWDTDHALATVVGAPVDVEQTEMLFTSLSVQAARALARAPRPARRKKAASGFDTAFLWAYAVRLGERLAESDALALEEASRRSGELLPMLATQTVAVEAEVERLFPATRSVRGPRLDLAGWESGRAAANEADLPADRQR; from the coding sequence ATGAACCCGGTCCCGGAACTGCTGCAGCGCGGCGCCGATGCCGCCGTCGGTCGCACCGCCTCGCAACGCGTGGTGGACGACGTCGCGGACCAGTTGGTTGCCTGCACCGACGCGGATCCCCTCGCTCAGGGGTCCGTCACGCTCCTGTCCACGATCACGGCGCTGTACGAGGAGGGGTGGCAACCGCTCGACCTGCTGCACGTCGTCCGCCGCCACTGCACCGCCGAGGTCACCGGACTCGCCGCGGCGGCCCTCCTGCACGAGGCCGAACTCTCCGACGCCACCTCGCGCGCGCCCGAGAGCTGGGTGCGCCAGGTCGAGGCGATCCGGGCGCTGCGCCCGGACGTCGAGTCGCCCGTCGACGCGTCTCCGAGTCTGCTCGCCGCGCGTCTGCGCCTCGGCGGTGCGTCCGACTACATCGCCGTCAGTGACCAGTGGATCGCCGTGCTCACGCTGCTCGGGCGGTGGCAGAGCCTGCCCCGACTCACCCGGATCGGCGCGCTGCCGTCGCAGTGGCCGTCGGCCCGGACCGCACGCCTTCTGCCGCCCGACACCGTCGTCGGGTCCGGCATGCTCGGGCGCATCAGGGGGCTTCTCGCCAAGGCGGACTCGACCGAGTTCGAGGAGGAGGCCGATGCGTTCACCGCGAAGGCGCAGGAACTGATGACGAAGTACTCCGTCGACACCCTCGTGCTCGCCGAGGGCCGGACCGACGTCGTGAGCAGGCGTGTGCACGTCGACAATCCGCACGCGGATGCGCGTGCCCAGTTGCTGCACGTGGTGGCGACGGTCAACCGCACCCGGGTGGTCTGGGACACCGATCACGCCCTCGCGACGGTGGTGGGTGCACCCGTCGACGTGGAGCAGACCGAGATGCTCTTCACCTCCCTCTCGGTGCAGGCGGCGCGCGCTCTGGCTCGCGCTCCCCGACCGGCTCGGCGGAAGAAGGCCGCATCCGGCTTCGACACCGCGTTCCTGTGGGCCTATGCCGTGCGGCTGGGTGAACGCCTCGCCGAGTCGGACGCGCTGGCCCTCGAGGAGGCGAGTCGCCGGTCCGGCGAATTGCTGCCGATGCTGGCGACGCAGACGGTGGCCGTCGAGGCAGAGGTCGAGCGACTGTTCCCGGCCACCCGGTCGGTCCGTGGACCCCGGCTGGACCTCGCGGGATGGGAGTCCGGGCGCGCGGCGGCGAACGAGGCGGACCTGCCCGCCGACCGTCAGCGGTGA
- the cobA gene encoding uroporphyrinogen-III C-methyltransferase, giving the protein MDATDSPYLAGLDLAGRRVVVVGGGSVAQRRLPLLVSCGAKVVVITREATPAVEGMASFGQIELELRDYRDGDLHEAWYAIACTDEAETNAAIVAEAARSRIFCVRADVARDGTAVTPASAEYDGLTVGVLASGEHRRSAAVRNAVLDGLQSGAIADAPEKSIAGVALVGGGPGDPDLITVRGRRLLARADVVVADRLAPPELLAELGPHVEVIDASKIPYGRFMAQEAINDALVTHARAGRFVVRLKGGDPYVFGRGYEELEACTAAGIPVTVVPGITSAISVPSAAGIPVTHRGVTHEFVVVSGHLRPYHPDSLIDWPSLGRLRGTIVLLMAVERIGAFADVLVENGRAADTPVVVVQEGTTRSQRVVRADLTTVAERVRAENVRPPAIIVIGPVAGFDAAAVIGAAS; this is encoded by the coding sequence GTGGACGCGACCGATTCTCCCTACCTCGCAGGGCTCGATCTGGCCGGTCGTCGCGTGGTCGTCGTCGGTGGGGGCAGTGTCGCGCAGCGGCGGCTCCCGCTGCTGGTGTCGTGCGGCGCGAAGGTCGTCGTCATCACCCGCGAGGCCACCCCGGCCGTCGAGGGCATGGCGAGCTTCGGTCAGATCGAGCTGGAGCTGCGCGACTATCGCGACGGCGATCTGCACGAGGCCTGGTACGCCATCGCCTGCACCGACGAGGCCGAGACCAACGCGGCCATCGTCGCGGAAGCGGCGCGCTCCCGGATCTTCTGCGTGCGCGCGGACGTGGCGAGAGACGGCACGGCGGTCACGCCTGCCAGCGCGGAGTACGACGGTCTGACCGTCGGCGTGCTCGCCAGCGGAGAGCATCGCCGGTCCGCCGCCGTGCGCAACGCCGTGCTGGACGGGCTGCAGTCCGGGGCCATCGCGGACGCACCGGAGAAGTCGATCGCGGGGGTCGCACTCGTGGGCGGTGGACCGGGAGACCCGGACCTCATCACCGTGCGGGGACGCCGCCTGCTGGCCCGTGCCGACGTGGTGGTGGCCGACCGTCTCGCGCCGCCCGAGCTGCTGGCCGAACTGGGACCGCACGTCGAGGTGATCGACGCGTCGAAGATCCCGTACGGCCGGTTCATGGCACAGGAGGCCATCAACGACGCGTTGGTCACGCATGCCCGCGCCGGCCGGTTCGTGGTCCGACTCAAGGGCGGCGATCCCTACGTCTTCGGCCGCGGATACGAGGAACTCGAGGCGTGCACCGCAGCGGGCATTCCCGTCACCGTCGTTCCCGGCATCACCAGCGCCATCTCGGTGCCGTCCGCCGCCGGTATCCCGGTCACCCATCGTGGCGTCACGCACGAGTTCGTCGTCGTCAGCGGTCATCTGCGCCCGTATCACCCGGACTCGCTGATCGACTGGCCGTCCCTGGGCCGGCTGCGCGGCACGATCGTGCTGCTCATGGCGGTCGAGCGCATCGGAGCCTTCGCGGACGTGCTAGTCGAGAACGGGCGCGCCGCCGACACGCCGGTCGTGGTGGTCCAGGAGGGCACGACGCGGTCGCAGCGAGTGGTGCGGGCAGATCTGACCACTGTCGCCGAGCGGGTGCGTGCGGAGAACGTGCGCCCCCCGGCCATCATCGTCATCGGACCGGTGGCGGGATTCGACGCCGCGGCCGTGATCGGCGCCGCCTCGTGA